The Martelella sp. AD-3 genome includes a region encoding these proteins:
- a CDS encoding TRAP transporter large permease: MAFLSEHALIVMLVIMVTITITGLPFGISMIVASIFYLFLAGRDVGLAAENVLNGVFGNFVALAVPLFIFAANVMNEGKISDRLLDFALAVVGRLPGGLAQVNIFTSLIFSGMSGSAISDAAGVGKIITEMMMKEGRYPRGFAGALTAASAVVGPIFPPSIPMVFYALISSTSVGVLFLGGVVPAILMCTVMAVAVGIMAKVRGFPIEQAVPFRALPLIIIRAFPALLMPIILLGGIYSGIFTPTEAAAVSALYALLLAVFAYRVLGLRSFWNVVVASMKTTAVVTMVLCGAFIFNYVITVERVPQAVFHLFESFQLETWQFLILLNILYLLLGCILDVSTIMLVVTPLFIPTAAALGIDLNHLGIVLVFNMMIGLITPPYGILLFIIKALNGIPLSEMIRETWFFMAILITMLLALTFIPSLSLWLPRAAGML, translated from the coding sequence ATGGCATTTCTTTCCGAGCATGCGCTGATCGTCATGCTGGTCATCATGGTGACGATCACCATCACCGGGCTGCCCTTCGGCATTTCGATGATCGTCGCCAGCATCTTCTACCTGTTTCTGGCCGGCCGCGATGTCGGGCTTGCCGCCGAGAACGTGCTGAATGGCGTGTTCGGCAATTTCGTCGCGCTTGCCGTGCCCCTCTTCATTTTCGCGGCCAATGTGATGAACGAGGGCAAGATTTCCGACAGGCTGCTGGACTTCGCGCTCGCCGTCGTCGGCCGGCTTCCCGGCGGCCTGGCCCAGGTCAACATCTTCACCAGCCTGATCTTTTCCGGCATGAGCGGATCGGCGATCTCGGACGCCGCCGGCGTCGGCAAGATCATCACCGAGATGATGATGAAGGAGGGCCGATACCCGCGCGGATTCGCCGGCGCGCTGACGGCCGCCTCCGCGGTCGTCGGGCCGATCTTCCCGCCGTCGATCCCGATGGTGTTCTATGCGCTGATCTCATCGACGTCGGTCGGCGTACTCTTCCTCGGCGGCGTCGTGCCGGCGATCCTGATGTGCACCGTCATGGCGGTTGCCGTCGGCATCATGGCCAAGGTCCGCGGTTTTCCGATCGAACAGGCCGTGCCGTTCCGCGCCCTGCCGCTGATCATCATCCGCGCCTTCCCGGCGCTCTTGATGCCGATCATCCTGCTCGGCGGCATCTATTCGGGCATCTTCACCCCGACCGAGGCAGCCGCCGTTTCTGCGCTTTATGCCCTGCTGCTCGCCGTCTTCGCCTACAGGGTGCTTGGCCTGCGCTCCTTCTGGAACGTGGTGGTCGCCAGCATGAAGACCACGGCGGTCGTCACCATGGTGCTCTGCGGCGCCTTCATCTTCAATTACGTGATCACCGTCGAGCGGGTGCCCCAGGCGGTCTTCCACCTGTTCGAGAGCTTCCAGCTGGAGACCTGGCAGTTTCTGATCCTGCTCAACATCCTCTACCTGCTGCTCGGCTGCATTCTCGATGTATCGACGATCATGCTGGTGGTGACGCCGCTCTTCATCCCGACGGCGGCAGCGCTCGGCATCGATCTCAACCATCTGGGTATCGTGCTGGTCTTCAACATGATGATCGGGCTGATCACCCCGCCCTACGGGATATTGCTGTTCATCATCAAGGCACTGAACGGGATACCCTTGTCGGAGATGATCCGGGAGACCTGGTTCTTCATGGCGATCCTGATCACCATGCTGCTCGCGCTCACCTTCATCCCGAGCCTCAGCCTTTGGCTGCCGCGCGCCGCC